In a genomic window of Flavobacterium sp. KACC 22761:
- a CDS encoding TetR/AcrR family transcriptional regulator, whose amino-acid sequence MLSKAERTKQFILETAVPLYNEKGISGVNIDDILEATKLTKGCLYGHFENKEDLSEQVIDLSLKMVSDRIRASVYQAKTIKGKVFAFLDFYKDPIETYISGGCPILNTAVEVDDNYPLIKEKVAKVFRSGQQELAGLLQEGINIGEFSTKLDPVIFAFKLVASVEGGIVMCRVMGTAKPMQGLIKSLKSELEQYKI is encoded by the coding sequence ATGCTTAGTAAGGCCGAAAGAACAAAACAATTTATACTCGAAACTGCGGTACCTCTTTATAATGAAAAAGGTATCTCGGGAGTTAATATCGATGATATCCTGGAAGCCACAAAACTTACAAAGGGCTGCCTTTATGGTCATTTTGAAAATAAAGAAGATTTATCCGAACAGGTGATTGATTTGTCCTTGAAAATGGTTTCAGACAGAATCAGAGCTTCAGTTTATCAGGCAAAAACAATTAAAGGTAAAGTGTTTGCATTTTTGGATTTTTATAAAGACCCAATTGAAACCTATATTTCCGGTGGTTGCCCGATACTTAATACTGCCGTCGAAGTAGATGATAATTATCCGCTTATAAAAGAAAAAGTAGCCAAAGTATTTAGAAGTGGTCAGCAGGAATTAGCAGGTTTACTTCAGGAAGGAATTAATATTGGGGAGTTTTCCACTAAACTTGATCCTGTTATCTTTGCTTTTAAATTAGTCGCATCGGTTGAAGGTGGTATCGTAATGTGCAGAGTTATGGGGACAGCAAAACCAATGCAGGGACTTATCAAAAGCTTAAAGTCTGAATTAGAACAATATAAAATATAA
- a CDS encoding AraC family transcriptional regulator produces the protein MQKISKSPNNTTEYHLNQYQQNLPKFSVYEIDNYLKKYDKKRRKVHAEKHYQIIWFKKGNGRYFVNFKAYDVDQNTLFFLTKDDVHYFDRNTNYIGILIQFNEEFLIQNNKDIAFFSKHSLLNDHKQPACSLTRDDAFILEEYLKLIKNELKDKNQTSHEELLRSYLKAFLIQVQYRWEKANLHDGRRILPEYKKQQQLIKFVGLVEENYKKDLKVSQYADLMQISSKTLSGLTSQLLDKSPSEIICERIVAEAKRMLLDTNYNISKIGYCLGFDDDSYFVKYFKKHTSISPLDFRRFSLKEIF, from the coding sequence ATGCAAAAAATTAGCAAGAGTCCAAATAATACTACTGAGTATCATCTGAATCAATATCAGCAGAATCTGCCAAAGTTTTCTGTGTACGAAATTGATAATTATTTAAAAAAATATGATAAAAAAAGAAGGAAAGTTCATGCCGAAAAGCACTATCAGATCATTTGGTTTAAAAAGGGGAATGGAAGATATTTTGTTAATTTCAAAGCATACGATGTTGACCAGAATACTCTTTTCTTTCTCACTAAAGATGATGTTCATTATTTCGACAGGAATACTAATTACATAGGAATCTTGATTCAGTTCAATGAAGAGTTCCTAATTCAGAATAACAAGGATATTGCCTTTTTTTCGAAACACAGCCTTTTGAATGATCACAAACAGCCTGCTTGTTCACTTACCCGAGATGATGCCTTTATTTTAGAAGAATATTTAAAGCTGATCAAAAATGAATTGAAAGATAAAAATCAAACCAGTCATGAAGAACTATTAAGGTCTTACCTCAAAGCATTTCTCATTCAGGTTCAGTACAGATGGGAAAAAGCAAATCTACATGACGGGCGCCGGATTTTGCCTGAGTATAAAAAGCAGCAGCAATTAATAAAATTTGTTGGTCTGGTAGAGGAAAATTATAAAAAAGATCTAAAAGTCTCCCAATACGCAGATCTCATGCAGATCTCATCCAAGACATTATCGGGTCTTACCAGTCAATTGTTAGATAAAAGTCCTTCGGAAATTATTTGTGAAAGGATTGTAGCAGAAGCAAAAAGAATGCTCCTTGATACTAATTACAATATCAGTAAAATTGGCTATTGTCTGGGTTTTGATGATGACTCTTATTTTGTAAAATATTTTAAAAAACATACGAGTATTTCACCTTTGGATTTCAGGAGGTTCAGCTTAAAAGAAATATTTTAA
- a CDS encoding NADP-dependent oxidoreductase, with protein MKAFIINKYTKGALQLADVPTPVVGNSDVLIEVYSAGVNLLDSKIKTGEFKLILPYKLPMILGHDVAGIVAKVGKNVKKFKVGDKVYSRPADYHVGTFAEYISVNEKDVAFKPKNISMNQAASIPLVALTAWQVLVERADLKNGQKVFIQAGSGGVGTVAIQLAKYLGALVATTASNKSFELLKNLGADVLIDYKTHDFEHILKDYDAVLNSQDQKTLEKSLNILKPGGKIISISGPPTPEFAKEMVLPWYVKMITMLLSFGIRNKAQKKHVNFSFLFMRAEGIQLQEITKLIEAEIIEPIVDKVFAFEQTNEALEYVEGGRAKGKVVIQIKSEK; from the coding sequence ATGAAAGCATTTATCATTAATAAATATACTAAAGGGGCTCTTCAGCTTGCAGATGTTCCAACTCCTGTTGTAGGTAACAGCGATGTTTTGATTGAGGTCTATTCAGCAGGGGTTAATCTTCTGGATTCAAAAATTAAAACTGGAGAATTTAAATTGATTCTTCCCTATAAACTGCCTATGATTCTGGGGCATGATGTAGCAGGTATCGTTGCGAAAGTGGGAAAAAATGTCAAGAAATTTAAAGTTGGGGACAAGGTATATTCCCGTCCTGCAGATTACCATGTAGGAACCTTTGCTGAGTATATCTCTGTAAATGAGAAAGATGTGGCATTTAAGCCCAAAAATATTTCAATGAACCAGGCCGCTTCTATTCCGTTGGTGGCACTAACGGCATGGCAGGTGCTGGTTGAGCGTGCAGATTTAAAAAATGGGCAGAAAGTATTCATACAAGCCGGTTCAGGAGGTGTGGGGACAGTAGCTATACAGCTGGCCAAATATCTTGGTGCACTCGTTGCCACAACTGCCAGTAATAAGAGCTTTGAATTGCTTAAAAACCTTGGTGCTGATGTACTGATCGATTACAAAACACATGATTTTGAACATATACTTAAAGATTATGATGCTGTATTAAACAGCCAAGATCAAAAAACACTTGAAAAATCATTAAACATTTTAAAGCCAGGCGGTAAGATCATTTCTATTTCAGGACCGCCGACACCTGAATTTGCTAAAGAGATGGTTTTGCCATGGTATGTTAAAATGATTACAATGCTGCTTAGTTTTGGCATAAGAAATAAAGCTCAAAAGAAACATGTGAACTTTAGTTTCCTATTTATGAGGGCTGAAGGGATTCAGTTACAGGAAATTACAAAACTTATTGAAGCTGAAATTATTGAGCCAATAGTAGATAAAGTATTTGCTTTTGAACAAACAAATGAAGCGCTGGAATATGTAGAAGGCGGCCGTGCAAAAGGTAAAGTTGTAATACAGATAAAGAGTGAGAAATAG
- a CDS encoding SDR family oxidoreductase, protein MEIQGKTILITGGGSGIGLEAAKQFLAIGAKVIVTGRNRAKLDAVKKANPAIITIQSDVANNEEVKFLFNKIQEMGGIDILYNNAAVLVPPSNLGIANDKHSEGAAYEMEVNYIGVIRLNNMFMDMLQSRKEAAIINTTSILSQAPSLIEATYSSSKTALAFYTVSLREHLKIIGSNLKIFELVPPLVATEMTADRKDKKISVEEMVRGLIVGLQKEHYTIRVGDAKLFSLINRFFPKTAFKLINPKKSHQLLKN, encoded by the coding sequence ATGGAAATACAAGGCAAAACAATATTAATAACCGGCGGAGGATCCGGCATTGGACTTGAAGCCGCAAAACAGTTCTTGGCTATTGGTGCTAAAGTAATTGTAACAGGAAGGAATCGTGCCAAACTTGATGCTGTTAAGAAAGCAAATCCTGCTATCATAACAATTCAAAGTGATGTAGCCAATAATGAAGAGGTAAAATTTCTTTTTAACAAAATACAAGAAATGGGCGGTATCGATATTTTGTATAATAATGCGGCCGTACTGGTACCCCCATCAAATTTAGGAATTGCCAATGACAAACATTCCGAAGGTGCTGCCTACGAAATGGAAGTGAATTATATTGGGGTTATAAGACTTAATAACATGTTTATGGACATGCTACAATCAAGAAAAGAAGCAGCGATAATAAATACGACATCAATATTGAGTCAGGCTCCGTCATTAATTGAAGCTACTTATTCTTCTTCTAAAACTGCATTGGCTTTTTATACTGTGTCACTTCGAGAACATTTGAAAATTATAGGAAGTAATTTGAAAATATTTGAACTGGTCCCGCCGCTTGTAGCTACAGAAATGACTGCAGACCGGAAAGATAAAAAAATATCCGTTGAAGAAATGGTCAGAGGCCTTATCGTCGGGCTTCAAAAAGAACATTATACAATACGTGTGGGCGATGCAAAACTGTTTAGCCTGATAAACAGGTTTTTCCCAAAAACCGCCTTTAAATTAATTAATCCCAAGAAAAGTCACCAACTTTTAAAAAACTAA
- a CDS encoding DUF2490 domain-containing protein, whose protein sequence is MSIFYAYFHNKNVPELNQEKTPEFRSALQATYSLFTKESFKVNLRARFEDRHLENENSNYEAVERFRFQVKAVCPINYLKINKIPIYAFASDEVFFKTKSAVGGPDFFDRNRFTVGLGLSLNNDIQIEPSYSREVMPRETADQLVNAFQLNFIFNNFFSNIAKPFKRNKTSVDDGSSGF, encoded by the coding sequence TTGTCTATATTTTACGCTTATTTTCACAATAAAAATGTACCGGAATTGAATCAGGAAAAAACTCCGGAATTCAGAAGTGCCCTTCAGGCAACTTACAGCTTATTTACAAAAGAAAGTTTTAAAGTAAATTTAAGGGCCAGATTCGAGGACAGGCATCTGGAGAATGAAAATTCAAATTATGAGGCAGTTGAGCGGTTTCGATTTCAAGTAAAAGCTGTTTGTCCAATAAATTATTTGAAAATAAATAAAATACCAATTTACGCATTTGCATCTGATGAAGTCTTTTTTAAAACCAAAAGTGCTGTCGGCGGTCCTGATTTTTTTGACCGCAACCGCTTCACTGTCGGTTTGGGATTATCTCTTAATAATGATATCCAAATTGAACCTTCGTATTCTCGCGAAGTAATGCCCAGAGAAACAGCTGATCAGCTCGTTAATGCATTCCAGCTTAATTTTATATTTAATAATTTTTTTTCAAATATTGCTAAGCCGTTTAAGCGTAATAAAACTAGTGTCGATGATGGAAGCAGTGGATTTTAA